From the Drechmeria coniospora strain ARSEF 6962 chromosome 02, whole genome shotgun sequence genome, the window CTCCAAGCGGAGAAagttcgtcgccgacggtgTGTTCTACGCCGAACTTAACGAGTTCTTCCAGCgtgagctcgccgaggagggctACTCTGGTGTCGAGGTCCGCGTCACCCCTACCGTAACCGACATTATCATCCGCGCCACGCACACCCAGGAAGTCCTCGGCGAACAAGGCCGCCGCATCCGCGAGCTCACCTCGCTCATCCAGAAGCGATTCAAATTCCCCGAGAACTCGGTCTCCCTCTACGCCGCAAAGGTCCAGAACCGTGGcctctccgccgtcgcccagtGCGAGTCCCTTCGCTATAAGCTGCTCAATGGCCTGGCCGTCCGTCGTGCCTGCTATGGTGTCCTCCGCTTCATCATGGAGAGTGGCGCTAAGGGATGTGAGGTTGTGGTCTCTGGAAAGCTTCGCGCTGCCCGTGCCAAGAGCATGAAGTTCACCGACGGCTTCATGATTCACTCCGGACAGCCTGCCAAGGACTTCATCGACTCAGCCACACGCCACGTCCTCCTCCGTCAGGGTGTCTTGGGCATCAAGGTCAAGATCATGCGCGGCTCCGACCCTGAGGGCAAGGCCGGCCCACAGAAATCTCTGCCTGATGCCGTCACAATCATCGAGCCCAAGGAGGAGCAGACT encodes:
- a CDS encoding 40S ribosomal protein S3, yielding MLTWYSLHSSKRRKFVADGVFYAELNEFFQRELAEEGYSGVEVRVTPTVTDIIIRATHTQEVLGEQGRRIRELTSLIQKRFKFPENSVSLYAAKVQNRGLSAVAQCESLRYKLLNGLAVRRACYGVLRFIMESGAKGCEVVVSGKLRAARAKSMKFTDGFMIHSGQPAKDFIDSATRHVLLRQGVLGIKVKIMRGSDPEGKAGPQKSLPDAVTIIEPKEEQTVVQPVSQDYGAKAAQAMASQDARVAEKEGEDEETAAPTEQ